A single Flavobacterium sp. 1 DNA region contains:
- a CDS encoding peptide MFS transporter, with product MEQNLSLEQIQNFKGKYPKQLWYLFTVEMWERFCFYGMRGVLTFFMVDQLLLKDEAANLQYGAIQAFVYAFTFIGGIFADKVLGFKKSLFFGGIVMILGNLLIAFAPQHLFYYGLAFSIIGTGFFKPNISSMVGELYHENDHRRDAGYGMFYAGINIGGFFGGILCIYLGKYYSWPLCFLSAAIVMMFGLLTFLFTKKHLGPIGDSPLLHLEPSKRKFREIAVYIGSLLSIPFIFIMVKNTDYTDYFMYTIGIIAIIYFLYEVIKLGDVKLQKKMIAAFTFIFFYLVFNAIYEQSGGSLSLFAKDNLSHDLLGFNVDPNAVNNSSNTLFVVIFSPLVGLLWLWLAKKKIEPNTLIKFGIGFLFLSASFYIFYYTKFFADVNGITSLNVFTFAYLVTTIGELCLGPIGMSIITKLSPKRLFGMMMGLWFLASAFGQLFAGKLGAEISKSNTGTTLMSKLQSYTDGYYQLAVYSLAAGVILIVISPLIKKLMQEVK from the coding sequence ATGGAACAGAATTTAAGTTTAGAACAAATTCAAAATTTTAAAGGAAAATATCCTAAGCAATTGTGGTATTTGTTTACTGTTGAAATGTGGGAGCGGTTTTGCTTTTATGGAATGCGTGGTGTTTTAACCTTTTTTATGGTAGATCAGCTTTTGCTAAAAGATGAAGCGGCTAATTTACAATATGGAGCTATTCAGGCATTTGTATATGCTTTTACTTTTATTGGAGGTATTTTTGCTGATAAAGTTTTAGGTTTTAAGAAATCATTGTTTTTTGGAGGAATCGTTATGATTTTAGGAAATTTGCTTATTGCTTTTGCCCCTCAACATCTGTTTTATTACGGCTTAGCATTTTCAATAATTGGGACAGGTTTTTTTAAGCCTAATATTTCCTCAATGGTTGGAGAACTTTATCATGAAAACGATCATAGAAGAGATGCAGGTTATGGAATGTTTTATGCCGGAATTAATATTGGCGGTTTTTTTGGTGGTATTTTGTGTATTTATTTAGGGAAATATTATTCTTGGCCATTGTGTTTTCTTTCAGCTGCAATTGTCATGATGTTTGGGCTGCTTACTTTTTTGTTTACTAAAAAACATCTTGGACCAATTGGGGATTCTCCGTTGCTGCATTTAGAGCCAAGTAAAAGAAAATTTAGAGAAATTGCGGTTTATATAGGATCGTTATTAAGTATTCCATTTATTTTTATAATGGTAAAAAATACCGATTACACGGATTATTTCATGTACACAATTGGTATAATTGCTATTATTTATTTTCTGTATGAAGTTATAAAATTAGGGGATGTAAAATTGCAGAAAAAGATGATTGCCGCTTTTACGTTTATTTTCTTTTATTTAGTATTTAATGCAATCTATGAGCAAAGCGGAGGTTCATTATCATTGTTTGCCAAAGATAATTTAAGTCATGATCTGCTTGGATTCAATGTTGATCCAAATGCGGTAAACAACAGTTCTAACACATTGTTTGTTGTTATATTTAGCCCTTTAGTTGGGTTGCTTTGGCTTTGGTTAGCCAAAAAGAAGATAGAGCCTAATACATTAATTAAGTTTGGAATTGGATTTTTGTTTTTATCGGCTTCATTTTATATTTTTTATTACACTAAATTTTTTGCCGATGTTAACGGAATCACCTCATTGAACGTGTTCACATTCGCTTATTTGGTAACAACAATTGGAGAGCTGTGTTTAGGTCCTATCGGAATGTCAATTATTACTAAGCTTTCGCCAAAAAGACTCTTTGGAATGATGATGGGATTGTGGTTTTTAGCAAGTGCCTTTGGTCAGTTATTTGCAGGGAAATTGGGTGCCGAGATTTCTAAATCAAATACCGGAACAACTTTGATGTCTAAGCTGCAGTCATACACAGACGGGTATTATCAATTGGCTGTTTATTCGCTGGCCGCAGGGGTTATCTTGATTGTGATCTCGCCTTTAATTAAAAAATTAATGCAAGAAGTAAAGTAA
- a CDS encoding thioredoxin family protein, which produces MKKIILIAFFFIGLSVSQAQELKWYTDVKEAIKVSNNEKKPLLLFFTGSDWCGWCIRLQNEVLKTPEFSTWANKNVILVELDYPRRTVQPEAVKAQNNELQEVFKIQGFPTIYFANAKVNKEGKINFEGLGSTGYVAGGPAAWIASADPFVKKPALTPEPKAKSKTKKA; this is translated from the coding sequence ATGAAAAAAATAATTTTAATCGCATTCTTTTTTATTGGGCTGAGTGTTTCTCAAGCGCAAGAATTAAAATGGTACACAGATGTAAAAGAAGCTATTAAAGTTTCAAACAATGAGAAAAAACCATTACTGTTATTTTTTACAGGAAGTGATTGGTGCGGGTGGTGTATCCGTCTGCAAAATGAAGTATTAAAAACACCTGAATTCAGTACATGGGCAAATAAAAATGTAATTCTTGTAGAATTGGATTATCCTAGAAGGACTGTACAGCCTGAAGCTGTTAAAGCACAAAATAACGAATTGCAGGAAGTATTCAAGATACAAGGTTTTCCAACGATTTATTTTGCAAATGCTAAGGTTAATAAAGAAGGAAAGATAAATTTTGAAGGTTTGGGAAGTACTGGTTATGTGGCTGGAGGTCCTGCCGCATGGATTGCTTCAGCAGATCCGTTTGTAAAAAAACCTGCTTTAACTCCAGAACCTAAAGCTAAATCAAAAACTAAAAAAGCATAA
- a CDS encoding ComEC/Rec2 family competence protein, which produces MKVLQFPLARITTAFISGIFTVYFLRPIPPAIFAFLVITVIIFISTYYSSKKNTKFQLFFGIAVYLLAFSIGATTQTVHTDSNQKNNYTHYKNIFDTKHTFTLTLREKLKSNAFNERYIALLNSVNQEEASGRILLNIRKDSLTHPFIIGNQLKINASLNKNTAQKNPNQFDYSKYLENKQIYAQLYAVPNEIQLNSEITKDIWYYTSQFRSRIIQNLEKNKFSNKELNVAVALIMGQQQDIDPETTQDYQYAGAVHILSVSGLHIGFILLFITFVLKPFPNTKKGAFIKLLIILASLFLFGILAGLAPSVVRSVTMFSFVAIGQYLRRSINIYHTLLVSILLILLFQPSFLFDVGFQLSYAALFFIVWLQPLLANIWRPKNKIGNYFWDILTVSFAAQIGTLPLSIYYFHQFPELFFVTNIIVIPFLSIIMGVGCLVMILASFNWVPYYPAKTLELSIHYLDKIIGFIASFEQFIIKNIPLNTPLLISSYLVIITMIIALQRRNTKSVFVVLSAVITLQLSCIATKWEIQNQTEFIVLNTSKKTQLIERNGTTATVYANDSVLKNLKNNAILSSYLTANFSVLKEQPKLKNLFYFKGKKILLIDSSMVFPKNIHPDVLLLTQSPKLNLDRLLQTIKPKILVADASNYKSVQKKWEVTCSKQKIPFHATAEKGFFKIN; this is translated from the coding sequence ATGAAAGTACTACAATTCCCATTAGCCAGAATCACAACAGCCTTTATATCAGGTATATTCACGGTATATTTCCTAAGACCAATTCCCCCTGCAATATTTGCTTTTTTGGTTATAACTGTTATTATTTTTATCAGTACATATTATTCAAGCAAAAAAAACACCAAATTTCAACTGTTTTTCGGCATCGCGGTTTATCTCCTCGCCTTTTCGATTGGTGCCACTACACAAACTGTCCACACCGATTCGAACCAAAAAAACAACTACACCCATTACAAAAATATCTTCGATACAAAACACACTTTCACGCTAACATTAAGGGAAAAATTAAAAAGTAACGCTTTCAATGAACGCTATATTGCCCTGTTGAATTCGGTTAATCAAGAAGAAGCATCTGGCCGAATTCTGCTCAACATCCGTAAAGACAGCTTGACGCATCCTTTTATCATTGGAAATCAATTAAAAATAAATGCTTCATTAAACAAAAACACTGCCCAAAAAAATCCAAATCAATTTGATTATTCCAAATATCTCGAAAACAAACAAATCTATGCCCAGCTCTATGCTGTCCCAAATGAAATACAGCTCAACTCAGAAATAACAAAAGACATTTGGTATTACACATCGCAATTCAGATCTCGGATTATCCAAAATTTAGAAAAAAACAAATTCAGCAATAAAGAATTAAACGTGGCTGTTGCCTTAATTATGGGACAGCAGCAGGACATAGACCCAGAAACCACACAGGACTATCAATATGCGGGAGCCGTGCATATTCTGTCGGTTTCGGGATTGCATATTGGGTTTATACTGTTGTTTATCACTTTTGTGCTGAAACCTTTTCCAAACACCAAAAAAGGCGCTTTCATCAAACTGTTAATTATACTTGCCAGTTTGTTCCTTTTTGGAATTCTGGCAGGGCTTGCTCCTTCGGTGGTGCGGTCTGTAACGATGTTTTCGTTTGTTGCTATTGGTCAGTATTTAAGAAGAAGCATCAACATTTACCATACACTGCTTGTTTCAATCTTACTTATTTTATTATTTCAGCCTTCCTTTTTATTCGATGTAGGTTTTCAACTGAGTTATGCAGCGCTATTTTTTATCGTTTGGCTTCAGCCTTTATTGGCAAATATCTGGAGACCAAAAAACAAAATCGGGAACTACTTTTGGGACATATTAACCGTTTCATTTGCGGCACAGATTGGCACGCTGCCACTAAGCATTTATTATTTTCATCAATTTCCTGAACTGTTCTTTGTTACAAACATCATTGTGATTCCATTCCTAAGTATTATTATGGGAGTTGGCTGTTTAGTTATGATATTAGCCTCTTTTAACTGGGTTCCTTATTATCCGGCAAAAACACTGGAATTAAGTATTCATTATTTGGACAAAATAATTGGTTTCATTGCTTCATTTGAACAATTCATTATAAAAAACATTCCTTTAAATACTCCCCTTCTGATAAGCAGTTATTTGGTAATTATTACAATGATTATTGCATTGCAGCGGAGAAATACCAAAAGTGTATTCGTAGTATTATCAGCTGTAATAACACTCCAATTATCCTGCATTGCAACCAAATGGGAGATTCAGAATCAAACCGAATTCATAGTCTTGAACACCTCCAAAAAAACACAGCTCATAGAAAGAAATGGAACTACAGCAACTGTATATGCTAATGACAGTGTTTTAAAAAACCTCAAGAACAATGCAATACTGTCTTCTTATCTGACTGCTAATTTCAGCGTTTTAAAAGAACAGCCGAAATTAAAAAATCTGTTTTATTTTAAAGGAAAAAAAATCCTTTTGATAGACAGTTCAATGGTATTCCCCAAGAATATTCACCCTGATGTTTTGCTGCTGACACAGTCTCCAAAACTCAATCTTGACCGATTACTGCAAACTATAAAACCCAAGATTCTTGTTGCCGATGCATCAAATTATAAGTCAGTTCAAAAAAAATGGGAAGTAACTTGTTCTAAACAAAAAATCCCTTTCCATGCAACTGCAGAAAAGGGATTCTTTAAAATCAACTAA
- a CDS encoding Z1 domain-containing protein, with protein MSQMYKSFIESKGYSTDLQECIEKTVDELTKNRTNFNDPGMLLGKIQSGKTRTFIGIIALAFDRGYNICVIFTKGTKALAEQTMKRLDNEFFQFIENDELKVYDIMSLPSLTPYIKQQNLIFIVKKETNNLDHLVKLFINNPDLSQKKVLFVDDEADFASIGFKRDRSAQSGISINVLAQKINSIRQGFENNYSFLQVTATPYSLYLQPGGELELNSDVFEPIKPAFTSLVPIHDAYIGGQQYFEESQNPESPYSKLYTRVPDNEIEVLNRRDQRYLNNITTTPNLSVFRSAIMNFLVGGSIRILQNELNQKKYKCSFIIHTSTTKDRHQWQIELVEALLSSLTESASTESQDLKDLIEISYSDLAESIEMNGDNSFTLQRVTKKVIEALNDGYVGVTKINSENQIAALLDRNGQLRLDNPFNIFIGGQILDRGITIDNLIGFFYGRNPNTFQQDTVLQHSRMYGARSSKDMALTRLYTSSRIYNALLSMHEFDSALRDAFEEGIHNGDNSVVFVERDEQGLIRPCAPNKILITSTHTIRPHSRFLPVGFQTKARTHIQTTITEIDRILNEFSNGNFEQPFLLDVEKVFELIDLINSTFEFEERYENIGLEWDYLTFKAILRRLQANISNQDLKGKIYCYVQTNRNLSRKKNNGLTFSDAPDDGNTDRRIARNVSNETACLILLKQNGLKVNGWRDAEFWWPILMTPLNSRPAVFASETMN; from the coding sequence ATGAGCCAAATGTATAAGAGTTTTATTGAGTCTAAAGGTTATTCTACTGATTTACAGGAATGTATTGAGAAAACAGTTGACGAATTAACAAAAAACAGGACGAATTTTAATGACCCAGGAATGTTGCTCGGGAAAATCCAAAGCGGAAAAACTAGGACATTTATCGGAATTATAGCACTTGCTTTTGACAGAGGTTATAATATTTGCGTAATATTCACGAAGGGTACAAAGGCACTTGCTGAACAAACTATGAAACGTCTAGATAATGAGTTTTTTCAATTCATTGAAAATGATGAACTAAAAGTTTATGACATTATGAGCTTGCCATCACTGACACCATACATTAAGCAACAAAATCTCATTTTTATAGTAAAAAAAGAGACAAACAATCTTGACCATTTAGTAAAACTATTTATAAATAACCCTGATTTGTCACAAAAGAAAGTACTATTTGTTGACGACGAGGCAGATTTTGCAAGTATTGGATTTAAAAGAGACCGCAGTGCTCAAAGTGGAATTTCTATAAATGTATTAGCCCAAAAAATAAATTCTATACGACAAGGGTTTGAAAATAACTACAGTTTTTTACAAGTTACAGCGACACCATATTCTTTGTATTTGCAACCAGGTGGTGAATTAGAATTAAACAGTGATGTGTTTGAGCCTATTAAGCCCGCTTTTACATCTTTGGTTCCAATTCACGATGCTTACATTGGAGGACAACAATATTTTGAAGAATCTCAAAATCCAGAATCTCCATATTCTAAGCTTTATACAAGAGTTCCTGACAATGAAATTGAAGTTCTAAACAGAAGAGACCAACGTTATCTTAATAATATAACTACAACACCAAATCTTTCTGTATTTCGAAGTGCAATTATGAATTTTTTAGTTGGCGGTTCAATCCGAATTCTTCAAAATGAATTAAATCAAAAAAAATATAAATGCAGTTTTATTATACACACATCAACAACAAAAGACAGGCATCAATGGCAAATTGAACTCGTTGAAGCATTGTTATCAAGTCTTACTGAGTCAGCATCAACCGAAAGTCAAGATTTAAAAGATTTAATTGAAATATCTTATTCGGATTTAGCAGAATCAATTGAGATGAACGGAGATAATTCTTTTACTCTTCAAAGAGTTACTAAGAAAGTTATAGAAGCACTAAATGATGGTTATGTAGGAGTTACAAAAATTAATTCTGAAAATCAGATAGCTGCTTTATTAGATCGAAATGGTCAATTAAGGCTTGACAACCCATTCAATATTTTTATAGGTGGACAGATACTTGATAGAGGCATTACCATTGACAATTTAATAGGATTCTTTTATGGAAGAAACCCGAATACATTTCAACAAGATACTGTTTTACAGCATTCTCGAATGTATGGAGCCCGAAGTTCAAAAGATATGGCATTAACAAGACTTTATACATCAAGTAGGATATATAATGCTCTCCTCTCAATGCACGAATTTGACTCAGCTTTGCGTGATGCTTTTGAAGAAGGTATTCACAATGGGGATAATAGTGTTGTATTTGTTGAGAGAGATGAACAGGGATTAATTAGACCATGTGCACCTAATAAAATCCTAATTACATCAACCCATACTATACGACCACACTCACGATTTCTTCCTGTGGGATTTCAAACAAAAGCTAGAACACATATTCAAACCACAATTACTGAAATAGATAGAATATTAAATGAATTTTCAAATGGAAATTTTGAACAACCATTTCTATTAGATGTTGAAAAGGTTTTCGAATTAATTGATTTGATAAACTCAACATTTGAATTCGAAGAAAGATATGAGAACATAGGTCTTGAATGGGATTATCTAACCTTCAAAGCAATTTTAAGAAGACTTCAAGCAAATATTTCAAATCAAGATTTAAAAGGAAAAATCTATTGTTATGTACAAACAAATAGAAATCTAAGTCGAAAAAAAAATAACGGACTAACATTTTCGGATGCACCTGATGATGGTAATACTGATAGAAGAATTGCAAGAAATGTTTCAAATGAAACTGCTTGCTTAATTCTCCTTAAACAAAATGGTTTAAAGGTTAATGGTTGGCGAGATGCAGAATTTTGGTGGCCAATATTAATGACACCTCTGAATTCTAGGCCAGCGGTATTTGCAAGTGAAACAATGAATTGA
- the lpxB gene encoding lipid-A-disaccharide synthase, whose product MKYYIIAGEASGDLHGSNLMKALYEEDPNADILFWGGDLMQNVGGTLVKHYRELAFMGFVEVIFNLKTILNNITICKNNITQFKPDVIIYIDYPGFNMRIAKWAKQTGYKNHYYISPQIWAWKENRIKAIKHDVDKMYVILPFEKDFYEVKHKFPVEFVGHPLIDAIHNQSGVDTNTFRIENQLSEKPIIAILPGSRKQEISKMLSVMLSVVSDFPDYQFVIAGAPSQELSFYQQFISGENIKFISNKTYALLRNATAALVTSGTATLETALFKVPEVVCYKGSWASYQIAKRIITLKYISLVNLIMDREVVTELIQDDCSTKRIREELTKILEPNYRKTLLENYDLLEEKLGGIGASKKTAHLIVDSIK is encoded by the coding sequence ATGAAATACTATATTATTGCAGGAGAAGCTTCTGGAGATTTACATGGCTCTAATTTGATGAAAGCGCTCTATGAAGAGGACCCAAATGCCGACATCCTTTTTTGGGGTGGCGATTTGATGCAAAATGTAGGCGGAACTTTGGTAAAACACTATCGTGAACTGGCTTTTATGGGGTTTGTCGAAGTGATTTTTAATCTGAAGACCATTTTAAATAATATCACTATCTGCAAAAATAATATTACGCAATTCAAACCAGATGTGATTATTTACATCGATTATCCCGGTTTCAACATGCGGATCGCCAAATGGGCGAAGCAAACCGGTTATAAAAATCATTACTATATTTCCCCTCAAATTTGGGCTTGGAAAGAAAACCGAATCAAAGCCATCAAACATGACGTTGACAAAATGTACGTGATTCTGCCTTTTGAAAAAGATTTCTACGAAGTCAAACATAAATTCCCAGTTGAATTTGTCGGTCATCCGTTGATTGATGCCATTCACAACCAATCGGGTGTTGACACCAATACTTTCAGAATCGAAAATCAATTGTCCGAAAAACCGATTATTGCCATTTTACCCGGTAGCCGAAAACAGGAAATCAGCAAAATGCTGTCGGTAATGTTAAGCGTTGTCAGTGATTTTCCCGATTATCAATTTGTAATTGCGGGAGCGCCAAGCCAGGAATTATCCTTTTACCAGCAATTCATTTCTGGCGAAAACATAAAATTCATTTCCAACAAAACTTATGCTTTATTGCGCAATGCCACCGCAGCACTGGTAACCTCAGGAACGGCAACACTCGAAACTGCTCTTTTCAAAGTTCCCGAAGTCGTTTGCTACAAAGGCAGCTGGGCTTCCTATCAAATCGCCAAACGCATCATCACCCTAAAATACATTTCGCTCGTCAACCTAATCATGGACAGAGAAGTTGTCACCGAATTGATTCAGGACGATTGCTCAACCAAGCGCATCCGAGAAGAATTAACCAAAATTCTGGAACCCAATTACCGCAAAACGTTGCTCGAAAACTATGATTTACTCGAAGAAAAACTAGGCGGAATAGGCGCCAGCAAAAAAACAGCTCATTTAATTGTTGATTCTATAAAGTAA
- the surE gene encoding 5'/3'-nucleotidase SurE, translating to MKNERPLILITNDDGVSAPGIRTLIEVMATIGDVVVVAPDKPQSAMGHAITINDTLYLNKISKDTDAITEYSCSGTPVDCVKIAVHEILKRKPDLCVSGINHGSNSSINVIYSGTMSAAVEAGIEGIQAIGFSLLDYDWNADFTQIKSHIKTITLEVLNNKLPEGVILNVNFPKLKEKEIKGIKICRQANAVWTEKFDKRKTPQGKDYYWLTGEFINLDKGEDTDEWALQNGFISIVPVQFDLTAHHAVQNLTKRDWIK from the coding sequence ATGAAAAATGAAAGGCCTTTAATACTAATTACAAATGACGATGGAGTTTCTGCTCCAGGAATCCGAACTTTAATAGAAGTTATGGCGACAATAGGAGATGTTGTTGTTGTCGCTCCTGACAAACCCCAAAGCGCAATGGGTCATGCCATTACCATAAACGACACTTTGTATCTCAATAAAATCTCTAAAGATACAGATGCAATAACAGAATACAGCTGTTCTGGAACTCCCGTAGACTGCGTAAAAATAGCCGTGCACGAAATTCTGAAAAGAAAACCGGATCTTTGCGTATCAGGCATTAACCATGGATCCAATTCATCCATAAACGTTATCTATTCAGGAACCATGAGTGCCGCTGTAGAAGCAGGAATCGAAGGCATACAAGCAATTGGATTCTCCTTATTAGACTACGATTGGAATGCCGACTTTACACAAATCAAGTCCCACATCAAAACCATAACTCTCGAAGTCTTAAATAATAAACTGCCAGAAGGCGTCATCCTGAATGTAAATTTCCCCAAATTAAAAGAAAAAGAAATCAAAGGAATCAAAATTTGCCGTCAGGCAAATGCGGTTTGGACTGAAAAATTTGACAAGCGAAAAACCCCTCAAGGCAAAGATTACTACTGGCTTACTGGAGAATTCATCAATCTGGACAAAGGGGAAGACACTGATGAATGGGCACTGCAAAACGGTTTTATCTCCATAGTCCCCGTACAATTTGACCTTACTGCGCATCATGCCGTACAAAATTTAACCAAAAGAGACTGGATTAAATAA
- a CDS encoding carboxy terminal-processing peptidase yields MKKKYRIHVALICLSVTLFAFTVNAKKSNDPEKDKLLLELLMFVIKKEHYNPAAVNDNFSKGVYKEYIEALDPSKRFFLQSDINEFSKFELVLDDQLTNKDLTFFNLTYDRLMLRMEEGNKIFKEILSSPFDYKTDESFNVDYDKAPYAKSNTELKDKWRKQIKLSVLSSFTDKKKTEEDKKLKDPAYVVKSDAMLEKETRENSIKALNDSFGFMNELKREDWFTLYINSMMSQFDPHTTYFASEEKEKFDVSISGKFEGIGAQLQKKNDYIEVSELISGGPAWRGKQLEKGDLIIKVAQSNGVAVDIAGLRLADVIKKIKGPKGSEVRLTVKKTDGTIQIISIIRDIVEIEETYVKSSVVEKNGLKYGVIYLPKFYIDFENKDGKGRDAAKDIAKEIDRLKETGIKGIVLDVRDDGGGSLGAVVNIAGLFIEEGPIVQVKSTVKKEILYDTDKKIKWDGPLVIMVNEFSASASEILAAAIQDYKRGIIIGSKQTYGKGTVQRVIDLNQYVKNSSFGDFGALKTTIQKFYRINGGSTQLEGVSSDVVMPDRYAYLKMGERDDAHALPWDKIDPAPYIVWDSKFDQAITNSKQRIEKNVQFQLIEENAKWIDSRSNENTYSLNIDKFKAAQNQIEAAAKKFKPIIDYRNNLKFNSLPYELEGFVNDPVLKEKRDRWHESLAKDIYVEEALNVLDDLQPKSIVKTSIPIDKKGKLVKR; encoded by the coding sequence ATGAAAAAAAAATATAGAATACACGTTGCATTAATTTGCCTTTCTGTAACTTTATTTGCCTTTACAGTTAATGCAAAAAAATCAAATGATCCTGAGAAAGACAAATTGCTATTGGAATTATTGATGTTTGTAATAAAGAAAGAACACTATAATCCTGCAGCGGTTAATGATAATTTTTCAAAAGGGGTTTACAAAGAGTATATAGAAGCTTTGGATCCTTCTAAACGATTTTTTCTGCAGTCGGATATCAATGAATTTTCTAAATTTGAACTGGTGCTGGATGATCAGTTGACGAATAAAGATTTGACTTTCTTTAATCTTACTTACGACCGTTTGATGCTTCGTATGGAAGAAGGGAATAAAATATTTAAAGAGATATTAAGCAGTCCTTTTGATTATAAAACCGATGAGAGTTTTAATGTAGATTATGATAAAGCTCCTTATGCTAAAAGTAATACGGAACTAAAGGATAAATGGAGGAAACAAATTAAGCTGTCTGTGCTTTCTTCTTTTACAGACAAGAAAAAAACTGAAGAGGACAAAAAACTGAAAGATCCGGCTTATGTTGTAAAATCGGACGCTATGTTGGAAAAGGAAACAAGAGAAAATTCAATAAAAGCACTAAATGATTCTTTTGGGTTTATGAATGAATTAAAAAGAGAAGATTGGTTTACATTGTATATCAATTCTATGATGTCTCAATTCGATCCGCATACTACTTATTTTGCTTCTGAAGAAAAAGAGAAATTTGATGTAAGCATAAGCGGTAAATTTGAAGGTATTGGCGCTCAGCTGCAGAAGAAAAATGATTACATCGAAGTCTCGGAACTTATTTCTGGGGGACCGGCATGGAGAGGGAAGCAATTAGAAAAAGGGGATTTAATCATTAAAGTCGCTCAATCCAATGGTGTGGCAGTTGATATAGCAGGTCTGCGTTTGGCAGATGTTATCAAAAAAATAAAAGGGCCAAAAGGTTCTGAAGTTCGTCTTACTGTAAAAAAGACTGATGGCACAATACAGATTATTTCTATTATCAGAGACATTGTTGAGATTGAAGAAACGTATGTGAAATCGAGTGTTGTGGAGAAAAACGGACTGAAATACGGGGTTATTTATTTGCCTAAATTTTATATTGATTTTGAGAACAAAGATGGGAAAGGGAGAGATGCAGCTAAAGATATTGCTAAAGAAATAGACCGCTTAAAAGAAACTGGCATAAAAGGTATTGTTTTAGATGTTCGTGATGATGGAGGAGGTTCTTTGGGGGCAGTTGTAAACATTGCAGGTTTGTTTATAGAAGAAGGGCCTATTGTTCAGGTTAAATCAACTGTTAAAAAAGAAATTCTGTATGATACTGATAAGAAAATAAAATGGGATGGACCATTAGTAATTATGGTAAATGAATTTTCGGCTTCTGCTTCGGAGATTTTGGCAGCCGCTATTCAGGATTATAAGCGGGGAATTATCATTGGCAGTAAACAAACGTATGGAAAAGGAACAGTCCAGAGAGTAATTGATCTGAACCAATATGTTAAAAATAGTTCATTTGGAGATTTTGGAGCCTTAAAAACAACTATTCAAAAATTTTATAGAATTAACGGCGGTTCTACCCAGCTTGAGGGAGTAAGCAGCGATGTGGTTATGCCAGACCGTTATGCTTATTTAAAAATGGGAGAGCGTGATGATGCGCATGCATTGCCATGGGATAAAATTGATCCAGCTCCTTACATAGTTTGGGATTCAAAATTTGATCAGGCAATTACCAATAGTAAACAAAGAATTGAGAAAAATGTTCAATTTCAATTAATTGAAGAAAATGCTAAATGGATTGACAGCAGAAGCAATGAGAATACTTACAGCTTGAATATCGATAAATTTAAGGCAGCTCAAAATCAAATAGAAGCAGCAGCCAAGAAGTTCAAACCTATCATTGATTATAGAAACAATTTAAAATTCAATTCATTGCCGTATGAATTAGAGGGGTTTGTCAATGACCCAGTTTTAAAAGAAAAAAGAGACAGATGGCATGAAAGTTTAGCTAAAGATATTTATGTCGAAGAAGCTTTAAATGTGCTGGATGATCTGCAGCCAAAATCAATTGTAAAAACTAGTATTCCAATAGATAAAAAGGGAAAGTTGGTTAAAAGATAA